The following proteins are co-located in the Pyrobaculum calidifontis JCM 11548 genome:
- the ppsA gene encoding phosphoenolpyruvate synthase translates to MPFIKWITEVGKNDALLVGGKGANLGEVAKLATVPPGFIVTSEAFRYFQQSVGLAERIREVLNAYIRSGEPEEYEKASAEIRRMVEEAPLPPELERAIVEAYMRLGEEVGIKDVAVAVRSSATAEDIPEASFAGQQDTYLNVRGAEKVVYYVKKVWSSLYTARALYYRDKMGIPHEKSLMAVVVQKLVNARSAGVIFTLDPTNGDTSKVVIEASWGLGESVARGLVTPDEYVVDKATFKIVEKRISPKKVAVVRDEAGLTKEVELPPEKANAPALSDEEAVELAKMAVKLEQHYGHALDIEFAVDADLPFPRNLFILQARPETVWSRKAERPKASVVPAGTVVVKGIPASPGVAVGTAKVCLTLEDAKKKLKKGDILVTKMTDPDWVPYMKLAAAIVTDEGGRTSHAAIVSRELGIPAVVGTGNATSVLKDGEVYTVDGSRGVVLAGAVAAKAEEAKAPAAAVAPPREIILHIYRAVPTGTKVYMNLGEPEKIDEYKDLPFDGIGLMRIEFVISSWVGQHPLYLLSIGQEQKFVDKMAEGIAKVASAIYPRPVVVRFSDFKSNEYRGLEGGEKFEPEERNPMLGWRGVSRYVSPQYEKAFRLELRAIKKVRDEMGLNNVWVMAPFVRTVWEAERFSRLLEEEGLYRDRDFKVWAMAEVPSIAFMVEEFAEYFDGFSVGSNDLTQLVLGVDRDNDFLVRINPRYFDEREAPVLKAIYELIRRAHRVGRTVSICGQGPSVYPQLVEFLVRAGIDSISVNPDAVLQTRVLVASVELKVLRERLDAIYSALYKRDSDEEFAEIVKKVFGGVKY, encoded by the coding sequence ATGCCGTTTATCAAGTGGATAACCGAGGTGGGAAAAAACGACGCCCTTTTGGTGGGCGGCAAGGGGGCTAACCTCGGCGAGGTGGCTAAGCTGGCGACAGTGCCCCCTGGCTTCATCGTCACGTCTGAGGCCTTTAGGTATTTTCAGCAGTCGGTAGGACTCGCCGAGAGGATAAGGGAGGTTCTCAACGCCTACATCAGGTCCGGTGAGCCTGAGGAGTATGAGAAGGCTAGCGCCGAAATTAGGAGGATGGTTGAGGAGGCCCCCCTCCCGCCTGAGCTAGAGAGGGCAATTGTAGAGGCGTATATGAGGCTCGGCGAGGAGGTGGGAATTAAAGACGTGGCGGTGGCCGTGAGGAGCTCAGCCACTGCTGAGGACATACCCGAGGCCTCTTTTGCGGGGCAACAGGACACCTACCTCAACGTGAGGGGGGCGGAGAAGGTGGTGTACTATGTGAAAAAGGTGTGGAGCTCTCTCTACACTGCCAGGGCCCTCTACTACCGCGACAAAATGGGTATACCTCACGAGAAGAGCCTAATGGCAGTGGTGGTACAGAAACTGGTCAACGCACGCTCCGCGGGGGTCATTTTCACCCTTGATCCAACGAACGGCGACACGTCCAAGGTAGTGATTGAGGCCAGCTGGGGCCTCGGAGAGAGTGTGGCGAGGGGGCTCGTTACTCCCGACGAGTACGTGGTAGATAAGGCCACGTTTAAGATCGTAGAAAAGAGGATATCCCCCAAGAAGGTGGCTGTGGTGAGAGATGAGGCTGGGCTGACCAAGGAGGTGGAGCTCCCGCCTGAGAAGGCAAATGCCCCTGCCCTCAGCGACGAGGAGGCGGTGGAGTTGGCCAAAATGGCTGTGAAGTTGGAGCAACACTACGGTCACGCCCTCGACATAGAATTCGCCGTAGACGCCGACTTGCCGTTCCCGAGGAATTTGTTCATTCTCCAGGCGAGGCCCGAGACTGTATGGTCTAGGAAGGCCGAGCGGCCTAAGGCCTCCGTGGTGCCGGCAGGGACCGTCGTAGTGAAGGGCATACCCGCCAGCCCTGGCGTGGCTGTGGGAACTGCCAAGGTTTGTCTCACCTTGGAAGACGCCAAGAAGAAGCTGAAGAAGGGGGACATCCTCGTGACTAAGATGACGGACCCAGACTGGGTTCCCTACATGAAGCTTGCCGCCGCTATTGTGACCGACGAGGGTGGGAGGACGTCGCACGCCGCGATTGTCAGCAGAGAGTTGGGCATACCCGCCGTGGTTGGAACTGGCAACGCGACGTCCGTGCTTAAGGATGGAGAGGTCTACACCGTGGATGGGAGCAGGGGCGTAGTTTTGGCAGGCGCGGTGGCGGCTAAGGCTGAGGAGGCGAAGGCGCCTGCGGCGGCTGTGGCGCCTCCCAGGGAGATAATACTGCACATATACCGCGCCGTGCCCACGGGGACTAAGGTGTATATGAACCTCGGCGAGCCTGAGAAGATTGACGAGTATAAGGACTTGCCGTTTGACGGCATTGGCCTCATGCGCATAGAGTTTGTGATCTCGAGCTGGGTGGGCCAGCACCCGCTCTACCTTCTCTCAATTGGGCAAGAGCAGAAGTTCGTGGACAAGATGGCTGAGGGCATAGCCAAGGTGGCCTCGGCCATATACCCGCGCCCCGTGGTGGTGAGGTTCAGCGACTTTAAGTCGAACGAGTACAGGGGCCTCGAGGGGGGCGAGAAGTTTGAGCCTGAGGAGAGGAACCCCATGTTGGGCTGGAGGGGTGTCTCTCGCTACGTGTCGCCGCAGTATGAGAAGGCGTTTAGGCTGGAGCTCAGGGCTATAAAGAAGGTGAGGGATGAGATGGGGCTTAACAACGTGTGGGTCATGGCGCCGTTTGTGAGAACTGTGTGGGAGGCGGAGCGGTTTAGCCGCCTCTTGGAGGAGGAGGGCCTCTACAGAGATAGAGACTTCAAGGTGTGGGCCATGGCCGAGGTGCCCTCAATCGCCTTTATGGTGGAAGAGTTTGCCGAGTACTTCGACGGATTCTCGGTGGGATCCAACGACTTGACTCAGCTAGTGCTAGGCGTGGATAGGGATAACGACTTCTTGGTGAGGATTAACCCGAGGTACTTCGACGAGAGGGAGGCCCCCGTGCTTAAGGCCATATACGAGCTCATTAGGAGGGCCCACAGGGTGGGGAGGACTGTGTCCATCTGCGGGCAAGGCCCCTCGGTGTATCCGCAACTGGTGGAGTTCCTAGTGAGGGCTGGCATTGACAGTATCTCGGTGAACCCAGACGCGGTGCTTCAGACGAGAGTGCTTGTGGCCTCTGTGGAACTTAAAGTGCTCAGGGAGCGCCTAGACGCCATCTACAGTGCCTTGTACAAGAGGGACAGCGACGAGGAATTTGCAGAAATAGTGAAGAAGGTCTTCGGCGGCGTCAAATACTAG
- a CDS encoding mechanosensitive ion channel domain-containing protein, with protein sequence MDLGFILIGIAVGVVVFLLLDYFVKRIFSRVLDSEQLLLLRLLAALFSLSLIFAIVSPVAQIHHLFYLLLVILVFSLGSFILGTRRILEQYLTGLFVARLLDLHVGDYIELGDLRGYITALEDAYLVVRDPRREYVYIPYTVLLQNPFRRIKSPEGHEVRIRLFVPSGQDVKRIRSLIEEVAREFGVERLSVDVEKIGARGVTLVVRGVLRDPRQEDELKYAVLDKVYASMMGGATL encoded by the coding sequence ATGGACTTGGGCTTTATATTGATAGGCATAGCAGTTGGGGTAGTTGTCTTTCTTCTCCTCGACTACTTTGTGAAGAGGATTTTTTCAAGGGTGTTGGACAGTGAACAGCTTCTGCTTCTGAGGTTGTTGGCTGCGTTGTTCTCTCTTTCGCTTATCTTTGCAATTGTGTCTCCTGTTGCCCAGATACACCACTTGTTCTACCTCTTGTTAGTAATATTGGTGTTTTCTTTAGGGTCGTTTATACTGGGCACTAGGCGAATATTGGAGCAGTACCTCACGGGCCTCTTCGTGGCTAGGCTCCTCGACTTGCACGTGGGGGATTACATAGAGCTGGGCGACTTGCGTGGCTATATCACGGCGCTCGAAGATGCGTACCTCGTGGTGCGGGACCCCCGGAGAGAGTACGTCTATATCCCCTATACCGTTCTACTGCAGAACCCCTTTAGGCGTATCAAGTCGCCGGAGGGTCACGAGGTGAGGATAAGGCTGTTTGTGCCCTCGGGGCAGGATGTGAAAAGGATAAGGTCTTTAATTGAGGAGGTGGCCAGGGAGTTCGGCGTCGAGAGGCTGAGCGTTGATGTGGAGAAGATTGGGGCTAGGGGCGTGACTCTGGTGGTGCGTGGGGTGTTGAGAGATCCGCGGCAGGAGGATGAGCTTAAGTACGCCGTGTTAGACAAGGTCTATGCCTCTATGATGGGCGGCGCTACTCTGTGA
- a CDS encoding TrkA C-terminal domain-containing protein translates to MAREALVLDSNDDLALQLVRVLAENGYVVRVLVPRERTKIFEKFPVYIHTLSENYEKVVKDIDFSKIEVAVFPSPNDMLNLYFARFAKSQGVPIVVITTRSSQAAKQAEELGIEAVVVYHCVLSRMLRILNLRFARIVPIRGEVAMLEMVVTADSKLLGRKIGEVEEETGAKVSIVRGDDFVTSPEEEIQEGDYLVAIGPQGDLQRLTE, encoded by the coding sequence GTGGCGAGAGAGGCGCTTGTGCTAGACAGCAACGACGACTTGGCCCTCCAGCTAGTCCGAGTCTTAGCCGAAAACGGATATGTGGTAAGAGTTTTAGTCCCTCGTGAACGTACAAAGATTTTTGAAAAATTTCCAGTATATATACATACACTATCTGAGAACTATGAAAAAGTTGTAAAAGATATAGATTTTTCAAAAATAGAAGTTGCAGTTTTCCCATCTCCAAACGACATGTTAAACCTATACTTTGCCCGATTCGCCAAGTCACAAGGAGTACCAATTGTAGTTATCACAACTAGAAGTAGCCAAGCGGCTAAGCAGGCGGAGGAGTTGGGAATAGAGGCGGTGGTTGTATACCACTGCGTCTTGTCAAGAATGCTCAGAATACTAAATCTAAGATTTGCGAGAATTGTCCCAATACGGGGCGAGGTCGCCATGCTTGAAATGGTTGTCACCGCCGACTCGAAACTCCTTGGCCGAAAAATAGGAGAAGTGGAAGAAGAGACAGGCGCCAAGGTGTCAATAGTAAGGGGAGACGACTTCGTCACTTCGCCAGAGGAGGAGATACAAGAGGGAGACTACTTGGTTGCAATTGGCCCACAAGGCGACTTACAGCGCCTCACAGAGTAG
- a CDS encoding cystathionine gamma-synthase family protein, with amino-acid sequence MRRGSIVVRGYKHLDPYGAIQPPIYLAALFRMEGEAQRSDRGLDLKYSREDNPTLRPFEEVVAKLESGVDALAFNSGMAAISAVFMARLAGGDVVYVPMEAYGATLRLLDSLGKFGVKVVRGFPDTEPFIEGIKAARPRLVFFETISNPTLRVLDLPEVVKAAKDLGAEVVVDNTFATPLLITPLEHGADLVVHSVTKYLAGHNDVVGGVVVAKSREQVEELWLWRAMLGGIMQPWEAYLAFRGVKTLVVRFERQCRSAMAIAEYLADHSKVSEVLYPGLPTSPYYHVARRLFGDKFGAVVSFRVKGGRDAVLKFFKSLRLITPGPSLGGVESIATYPIASAASPIPDEDKRRLGITEDLVRLSVGLEDPEDLIEDLDQALRST; translated from the coding sequence ATGCGGCGGGGCTCTATCGTGGTGAGGGGGTATAAGCATCTTGACCCCTACGGCGCCATTCAGCCCCCCATATATCTCGCCGCGCTTTTTCGAATGGAGGGGGAGGCACAGCGCTCTGACCGGGGGCTTGATTTAAAGTACAGCAGGGAGGATAACCCAACTCTCAGGCCCTTTGAAGAAGTAGTGGCAAAGCTTGAGAGCGGCGTAGACGCCTTGGCCTTTAACAGCGGGATGGCCGCCATCTCCGCCGTGTTCATGGCCCGCCTGGCCGGCGGAGATGTGGTATATGTGCCAATGGAGGCGTATGGGGCAACTCTAAGGCTTTTAGACTCCCTAGGCAAATTTGGGGTTAAGGTGGTGAGGGGCTTTCCTGACACTGAGCCGTTTATTGAGGGGATAAAGGCCGCCAGGCCTAGGCTAGTGTTTTTTGAGACTATTTCAAATCCAACTCTCAGGGTATTAGACTTGCCAGAAGTGGTCAAGGCCGCCAAAGACTTGGGCGCCGAGGTAGTGGTGGACAACACTTTTGCAACCCCTCTACTCATCACTCCGCTTGAACACGGCGCCGACTTAGTTGTCCACTCTGTCACAAAGTATTTGGCTGGCCATAACGACGTAGTTGGCGGCGTAGTTGTGGCCAAGTCCAGGGAGCAGGTGGAGGAGCTTTGGCTTTGGAGGGCCATGCTGGGCGGCATTATGCAGCCGTGGGAGGCCTACCTCGCCTTTAGGGGCGTGAAGACTCTAGTAGTCAGATTTGAGCGACAGTGCCGCTCCGCCATGGCAATTGCAGAGTACTTGGCAGACCATAGCAAGGTGTCTGAGGTGCTTTACCCAGGCCTGCCCACGAGCCCCTACTACCACGTGGCTAGGAGGCTCTTCGGCGACAAGTTCGGCGCAGTGGTGTCCTTCCGCGTGAAGGGGGGGAGAGACGCCGTGTTGAAGTTCTTTAAGTCGCTCAGGCTCATAACTCCAGGCCCCAGCCTGGGGGGCGTGGAGAGCATAGCCACATATCCAATAGCAAGCGCCGCCTCGCCGATACCTGACGAGGACAAGAGGAGGCTGGGCATCACAGAGGACTTGGTGAGGCTCTCCGTGGGTCTGGAGGACCCAGAGGACTTGATAGAGGACTTAGACCAGGCGCTTAGATCCACGTGA
- a CDS encoding Nre family DNA repair protein — protein MNICVKCRGRKLLCGLPKCPIEPRARAFHLALRRISGREVFGSTPPSVIVGEFGWPSVRVYLGEPPEVFGEEARRYDDPRLLWGLSLEEISALRSYMAFGVKTARTPWELGELAFVYVSSRPVDVEMRLEKPPVPSLKFDLREKPLGPRAPLESARVVENPSPPRPLESLINDDVSAHEAVVELYSRGVDLYIIQRAFSLGLLGARHRRRLVPSRWGITAVDVAVGNWLAEAVRHFGEVPSPLYGYGEYLDNRYLVVVVPGPLRFVYLERWQQGDRAAEVLVKEDPRGVRSTMDGGFEAARVAVLEKLYAMRRRGSVGIVRWIGEGYYVSVGNWQIRETVRRIQLRPLDEEYKAYVERVGADPLKLLGTSKPLTDFI, from the coding sequence GTGAACATCTGCGTCAAGTGCAGGGGGAGGAAGCTCCTCTGCGGCTTGCCGAAGTGTCCAATTGAGCCGAGGGCAAGGGCTTTCCACCTGGCGCTGAGGCGCATTTCTGGGCGCGAGGTCTTTGGCTCTACGCCGCCCTCTGTCATCGTTGGCGAGTTTGGGTGGCCCAGCGTGCGCGTCTACCTTGGGGAGCCTCCCGAGGTCTTTGGAGAAGAGGCAAGGCGCTACGACGACCCCCGCCTCTTGTGGGGGCTCTCGCTTGAGGAGATCTCTGCACTACGGAGCTACATGGCCTTTGGGGTTAAGACTGCGAGGACGCCTTGGGAGTTGGGCGAGCTGGCGTTTGTCTATGTCTCTTCGAGGCCTGTGGACGTGGAGATGAGGCTGGAGAAGCCGCCTGTGCCGTCGCTTAAGTTTGACCTTAGGGAGAAGCCGCTGGGCCCCAGAGCCCCGCTGGAGAGCGCGAGGGTTGTGGAAAATCCGTCGCCGCCGCGCCCGCTCGAGTCGTTGATAAACGACGACGTGTCTGCCCACGAGGCGGTGGTCGAGCTCTACTCACGCGGCGTTGACTTGTACATAATTCAGAGGGCCTTTTCCCTCGGCCTACTGGGGGCTAGGCACAGGAGACGCCTAGTCCCATCTCGCTGGGGGATAACTGCGGTGGACGTGGCTGTGGGCAACTGGCTCGCCGAAGCCGTGAGACACTTCGGCGAGGTGCCGAGCCCTCTGTACGGCTACGGCGAATATTTGGACAATAGGTACCTCGTGGTAGTTGTGCCGGGCCCCCTCCGCTTTGTATACCTCGAGAGGTGGCAACAAGGCGACAGAGCGGCGGAGGTGTTAGTGAAAGAGGACCCGAGGGGCGTGAGGTCTACAATGGACGGCGGCTTTGAGGCGGCGAGAGTGGCGGTTTTGGAGAAGCTATACGCCATGAGGAGGAGGGGGTCCGTGGGCATTGTGAGGTGGATCGGCGAGGGGTACTACGTCTCTGTGGGAAACTGGCAGATTAGGGAGACTGTGCGGAGAATTCAGCTGAGGCCGCTAGACGAAGAGTATAAGGCATACGTGGAGAGGGTCGGCGCAGACCCTCTGAAGCTACTCGGCACATCCAAGCCGCTTACAGACTTCATTTAA